One window from the genome of Rhodococcus sp. ABRD24 encodes:
- a CDS encoding SDR family oxidoreductase, with translation MGKLEGKVALITGAGQGVGQGIAFALAKEGARIAVSGRTESKLIGTCESIAAFGGIAEPVVADVAIAEDITRAVESTVDLFGGVDILVNNASMNPLGPINDLKPDVLERGYIAGPVAALRTMQACYPHMKARGGGAIINLVSSVAVRWDASTYGGYASVKEAVRALTRAAACEWGVDNIRVNAVAPHAMSPGLRRWADARPEEAAAFVASIPLRRVGDCETDIGNAVAFLVGPDAAYLTGATIPLDGGQARWS, from the coding sequence ATGGGCAAGTTGGAGGGAAAGGTCGCGCTCATCACGGGCGCGGGCCAGGGCGTAGGCCAGGGCATTGCATTCGCGCTCGCCAAGGAGGGCGCGCGCATCGCGGTGTCCGGGCGGACCGAATCGAAGCTCATCGGAACGTGCGAGTCGATCGCGGCGTTCGGTGGAATCGCCGAACCGGTGGTCGCGGATGTCGCGATCGCTGAGGACATCACCCGCGCGGTCGAGTCGACCGTCGACCTGTTCGGCGGCGTGGACATCCTGGTCAACAATGCGAGCATGAACCCGCTCGGGCCGATCAACGACTTGAAGCCGGACGTACTCGAGCGTGGCTACATTGCCGGTCCGGTCGCGGCCTTGCGCACGATGCAGGCGTGCTATCCACATATGAAGGCTCGCGGCGGCGGTGCGATCATCAACCTGGTGTCGTCGGTCGCGGTGCGCTGGGATGCGAGCACATATGGCGGGTACGCGTCGGTGAAGGAAGCGGTGCGTGCGCTCACTCGCGCGGCCGCCTGCGAGTGGGGTGTCGACAACATTCGGGTCAATGCCGTTGCACCGCATGCAATGTCTCCCGGCCTTCGGCGCTGGGCCGACGCGCGCCCCGAGGAGGCCGCAGCCTTCGTTGCGAGCATCCCGCTGCGCCGGGTCGGCGACTGCGAGACCGACATCGGCAATGCGGTCGCGTTTCTCGTCGGGCCCGACGCCGCCTACCTGACCGGTGCGACGATTCCGCTCGACGGCGGGCAGGCTCGCTGGTCGTGA